A section of the Labrus bergylta chromosome 21, fLabBer1.1, whole genome shotgun sequence genome encodes:
- the lyrm1 gene encoding LYR motif containing protein 1, translated as MTASTRSTVLSLYMRVFRIARTWQAQSGVTGDTETERKYILQEAHTLFRQNQQLKDQESVKKCLEECEARIEIGLHYRNPYPRATYLPPMGLATQKGRKLRAQQRLRKQAKPIYLQSQDET; from the exons ATGACGGCGTCCACTCGCAGCACCGTGTTGTCCCTGTACATGCGAGTGTTTCGCATTGCTCGAACCTGGCAGGCCCAGAGTGGAGTTacaggagacacagagacagagagaaaatacaTCCTTCAGGAGGCGCACACATTGTTCAGACAGAACCAGCAG CTGAAGGATCAAGAATCAGTAAAGAAGTGTTTAGAAGAATGTGAAGCAAGGATAGAAATAG gTCTACATTACAGGAACCCATATCCAAGAGCT ACGTATCTTCCACCAATGGGACTGGCGACGCAGAAAGGCAGGAAGCTGCGAGCACAGCAGCGCCTGAGGAAGCAGGCCAAGCCAATTTACTTACAGTCACAGGACGAGACCTGA